In Phycisphaerae bacterium, a single window of DNA contains:
- a CDS encoding aminopeptidase, with protein MTDPRITKLANVLVNYSCAVKPGDKILIEAIDVPHEFAIECVRLARAAGADPLVMLKSNRINRALMNAATELQFGLMADIERHQMESVQCYIGARGNENVSELSDVPAEKQKVYERTVWKRVHLEVRVPKTRWVVLRWPHPSMAQLAGLSTEGFEDFYFDVCTMDYARMGCAMQALKQRMEATDVVRLKGPRDTDLTFSIKGIPAIPCDGKLNIPDGEVFTAPVRDSINGVIHFNAPTLYRGETHENIRLVFKQGKVVEATSSNTTKLNEVLDADEGARYVGEFAIGLNPYITRPMKDILFDEKIAGSIHLTPGNSYDEAPNGNKSEIHWDMVLIQTPERGGGEMYFDGELVRRDGLFVTPDLQGLNPDALK; from the coding sequence ATGACCGACCCGCGCATCACGAAGCTGGCCAATGTGCTCGTCAACTACTCCTGTGCCGTCAAGCCCGGCGACAAGATCCTGATCGAAGCCATCGATGTTCCGCATGAGTTCGCGATTGAATGCGTGCGGCTCGCGCGCGCGGCCGGCGCCGACCCGCTCGTGATGCTCAAGAGCAACCGGATCAATCGCGCCCTGATGAACGCCGCCACGGAGTTGCAATTCGGCCTGATGGCCGACATCGAGCGGCACCAGATGGAGAGCGTGCAGTGCTACATCGGGGCACGCGGCAACGAAAACGTCTCGGAGCTGTCCGACGTGCCGGCCGAGAAGCAGAAGGTTTACGAGCGCACGGTCTGGAAACGCGTCCACCTGGAGGTGCGCGTGCCGAAGACGCGCTGGGTCGTGCTGCGCTGGCCGCACCCGAGCATGGCCCAGCTCGCCGGCCTGTCGACCGAGGGGTTCGAGGACTTCTATTTCGACGTGTGCACGATGGACTACGCGCGCATGGGCTGCGCGATGCAGGCGCTGAAGCAGCGCATGGAGGCGACCGACGTCGTCCGCCTGAAAGGCCCGCGCGACACGGACCTGACCTTCTCGATCAAGGGTATCCCGGCGATTCCCTGCGACGGCAAGCTCAACATTCCCGACGGCGAGGTCTTCACCGCGCCCGTCCGCGACAGCATCAACGGCGTCATTCATTTCAATGCACCGACGCTCTACCGCGGCGAGACGCACGAGAACATCCGTCTCGTCTTCAAGCAGGGCAAGGTCGTCGAGGCCACCAGCTCGAACACGACGAAGCTGAACGAAGTACTCGATGCCGACGAGGGCGCGCGCTACGTCGGCGAATTCGCGATTGGTCTGAACCCGTACATCACCAGGCCGATGAAGGACATTCTGTTTGACGAGAAGATCGCGGGCAGCATACATCTGACGCCGGGCAATTCGTACGACGAGGCCCCGAACGGCAACAAGAGTGAAATCCACTGGGACATGGTGCTGATCCAGACGCCGGAGCGCGGCGGCGGCGAGATGTACTTCGACGGCGAGCTGGTACGCCGCGACGGGCTGTTCGTCACGCCGGATCTGCAGGGGCTCAATCCTGACGCACTAAAGTGA